Proteins from a single region of Candidatus Peregrinibacteria bacterium:
- the gatC gene encoding Asp-tRNA(Asn)/Glu-tRNA(Gln) amidotransferase subunit GatC → MIFPEEIRKIATLGYLELTEAEVEKYSKELSEILGFFEALQEVNTEGIIPTAQVTGLHDVLREDIFENCEYSEKLLTSSPNPIHKSQIQVKAAL, encoded by the coding sequence ATGATTTTCCCAGAAGAAATTCGAAAAATCGCTACACTTGGATATTTAGAACTTACTGAAGCGGAAGTAGAAAAATATTCTAAAGAGCTCTCAGAAATTTTGGGATTTTTTGAGGCGCTTCAAGAAGTGAATACTGAAGGTATTATTCCAACGGCTCAAGTAACGGGACTTCATGATGTCCTCCGCGAAGATATTTTTGAGAACTGCGAATATTCAGAAAAACTTCTCACTTCTTCTCCAAATCCAATACACAAATCCCAAATTCAAGTGAAAGCAGCTCTCTAA
- the gatA gene encoding Asp-tRNA(Asn)/Glu-tRNA(Gln) amidotransferase subunit GatA, which produces MSITQILSEYLSGKKTVLREVEERFGIIEKKDSEIGAFLSLRKEKALEEAKAIDAKKDFSKPLSGITGGIKDLICTKGERTTGCSKILENFVPSYDATVIKKLKAAGYVSLGKTNCDEFGNGSSTEYSAYQITKNPQDTSRVPGGSSGGSAAAVASGECTFALGTDTGGSVRQPANFCGIVGIKASYGRVSRYGALPYASSFDTIGPFAESVEDAARVLEVIAGKDPKDSATVDVSVPKYTDYLSSDIAGKKVGIIREYLEAEGLDPAMKKVVENAAEVFRKKGAIVVPISLPLTKYAVPTYFLLAKAEASTNFARYDGIRYGHLAKNTSDLKSVYKKTRSEGFGTEIKRAIMMGTYVLSAGYYDAYYLKAAKVRTLIIQEYASAFREVDVMLTPVSPFLPFQFGEKANDPLQMYLADIFTVTPSIAGICGISVPTEKIGNLKTGVQILGPQLGEEKIINFGWHLEQEFSPS; this is translated from the coding sequence ATGTCGATTACACAAATTTTATCGGAATACCTCTCGGGAAAGAAAACAGTTCTTCGGGAAGTCGAAGAACGATTCGGCATAATTGAAAAAAAAGATTCAGAAATTGGAGCATTTTTGTCGCTTCGAAAAGAAAAAGCTCTTGAAGAAGCAAAAGCAATTGATGCGAAAAAAGATTTTTCGAAGCCACTGAGTGGTATCACTGGAGGGATTAAGGATCTTATTTGTACAAAGGGAGAGCGAACAACAGGCTGTTCCAAAATCCTCGAAAATTTTGTGCCGTCGTACGATGCAACGGTAATCAAAAAACTCAAAGCTGCTGGATACGTTTCTCTTGGGAAAACAAACTGTGATGAATTTGGAAATGGTTCATCCACTGAATACTCTGCATATCAAATCACGAAAAATCCTCAAGATACTTCTCGTGTTCCGGGCGGATCTTCCGGTGGTTCTGCTGCAGCTGTTGCGAGTGGAGAATGTACTTTTGCTCTCGGAACCGACACTGGAGGTTCAGTTCGTCAGCCAGCAAATTTCTGTGGAATTGTCGGGATAAAAGCGTCGTATGGTCGTGTATCGAGATATGGTGCTCTTCCGTATGCATCAAGTTTTGACACGATAGGACCATTTGCTGAATCAGTGGAGGATGCGGCAAGAGTTCTTGAAGTTATTGCGGGAAAAGATCCAAAAGATTCCGCTACAGTTGATGTTTCGGTTCCCAAATATACAGACTATCTTTCCTCAGATATTGCGGGGAAAAAAGTAGGAATTATTCGTGAATATTTGGAGGCGGAAGGACTCGATCCAGCAATGAAAAAAGTGGTAGAAAATGCCGCAGAAGTTTTTCGAAAAAAAGGAGCCATTGTCGTTCCCATTTCGCTTCCGCTCACAAAATATGCTGTCCCTACGTATTTTCTCCTCGCAAAAGCCGAAGCGTCAACAAATTTTGCGAGATATGATGGAATTCGATATGGTCATCTGGCGAAAAACACCAGTGATCTCAAAAGTGTGTATAAAAAAACTCGATCTGAAGGATTCGGTACGGAAATAAAAAGAGCAATTATGATGGGAACATATGTTCTTTCCGCTGGATATTATGATGCGTACTATCTGAAAGCGGCAAAAGTGAGAACTCTCATTATTCAAGAATATGCAAGCGCTTTTCGAGAAGTTGATGTGATGCTCACTCCTGTATCTCCATTTCTCCCATTTCAATTTGGAGAAAAGGCAAATGATCCGCTTCAAATGTATCTTGCCGATATTTTTACAGTTACGCCGAGCATTGCCGGCATTTGTGGAATTTCTGTTCCAACGGAAAAAATTGGAAATTTAAAAACAGGAGTGCAAATTCTCGGTCCACAACTCGGAGAGGAAAAGATTATAAATTTTGGATGGCATCTCGAACAAGAATTTTCCCCTTCGTGA
- a CDS encoding response regulator encodes MTKTQHPKVLIVEDDSQVQGGIVRAFEKIGFDVVVSNEGMEGIVQTVEMKPDVVVLDLLMPQVDGYEYISAIRKSSNMKIPIVIYSNLSDSGSVQKALGLGAKAYFKKVECPPKELAEKVSVLIEKK; translated from the coding sequence ATGACTAAAACTCAACATCCTAAGGTTTTGATTGTCGAAGATGATAGTCAAGTGCAAGGGGGAATTGTGCGGGCGTTCGAAAAGATTGGTTTTGATGTCGTTGTGAGCAATGAAGGAATGGAGGGGATTGTGCAAACAGTCGAAATGAAACCTGACGTTGTAGTGCTTGATCTTCTCATGCCACAAGTAGATGGTTACGAGTACATTTCTGCAATTCGAAAAAGTTCAAACATGAAAATACCTATTGTAATTTACAGTAATCTTTCTGATAGTGGGAGCGTTCAAAAGGCACTTGGGCTCGGCGCTAAAGCGTATTTTAAAAAGGTCGAATGTCCTCCAAAGGAACTTGCGGAAAAGGTGAGTGTTCTCATCGAGAAAAAGTAA
- a CDS encoding sigma-70 family RNA polymerase sigma factor yields MGDSETSQASLDGQREAFSRIENVVELRQGEQLQAVRNLVELNDKELRLLVLFLEGKTRGQIAATLNTSGGHVSNELSLLRRRFREALEGHEGQQDSENVQWIRQNIIEVKFGPERKPKEKAPPKTKKVKRKRSRPEEIETAETNPNLLRNYFRDAAQFPLLSRGEEIVLAREIQTRKVKLAENLDKQERKAAECAMADSVGELVEHNLRFVISIAKKYTWSGLPLEDLINEGNIGLMRAAEDFDPEREVRFATYAVWHIRQAINLAIADQARTVRIPIHMVTRINKIIKTQRELTQRLGRDPTQEELSAEMGLSISEVREILKLCRQTLSLENPVGEDDGKIENFVEERCETPPDELVLEQEREITVAEMLETLTEQEREVIRLRFAFGSEDRLTLQEVGDRLDLTRERVRQIEAKALRKLRHPLKRQRLAELFDE; encoded by the coding sequence ATGGGCGACTCAGAGACAAGTCAGGCGTCCCTTGATGGACAACGAGAGGCATTTTCCAGAATTGAGAACGTCGTAGAATTACGACAGGGTGAGCAGCTCCAAGCAGTTAGAAATCTTGTGGAATTAAACGATAAGGAGCTCAGATTATTAGTTTTGTTTTTAGAAGGGAAAACAAGAGGGCAAATAGCTGCTACATTAAATACGAGTGGGGGACACGTGAGTAATGAGCTTTCTTTACTTAGAAGGAGGTTCAGGGAAGCTCTCGAAGGTCATGAAGGACAACAAGATTCAGAAAATGTTCAATGGATTCGTCAAAATATTATTGAAGTAAAATTTGGACCGGAGAGAAAACCGAAAGAGAAAGCACCTCCAAAAACAAAAAAAGTAAAACGGAAGAGATCGCGACCAGAAGAGATTGAAACTGCAGAAACTAACCCGAATCTGCTACGAAATTATTTCAGGGATGCTGCTCAGTTTCCATTATTGAGTCGAGGTGAAGAAATAGTTCTTGCAAGAGAAATTCAAACCCGGAAAGTAAAATTAGCAGAAAATTTAGATAAACAAGAACGAAAGGCGGCGGAATGTGCTATGGCAGATTCTGTCGGAGAACTTGTGGAACATAATTTACGTTTTGTTATTTCTATTGCAAAAAAATATACCTGGTCTGGACTACCTCTCGAAGATCTTATTAATGAAGGAAATATTGGACTCATGAGGGCGGCAGAAGATTTTGATCCAGAGAGGGAAGTAAGATTTGCTACTTATGCGGTATGGCACATTCGACAAGCCATTAACCTGGCGATCGCTGATCAGGCTCGGACAGTTCGTATTCCAATCCATATGGTGACGAGGATTAACAAGATTATCAAAACACAGAGAGAACTCACCCAGAGACTCGGACGTGATCCTACTCAGGAAGAGCTTTCTGCAGAAATGGGTCTTAGTATTAGTGAAGTGAGAGAGATTCTTAAATTATGCCGGCAAACTCTTTCTCTTGAAAATCCAGTTGGTGAGGATGATGGAAAAATAGAAAACTTTGTTGAAGAGAGGTGCGAAACTCCTCCTGATGAACTGGTTCTTGAGCAGGAACGTGAGATTACTGTGGCAGAAATGCTAGAGACACTGACAGAACAGGAGCGAGAAGTTATTAGACTTCGATTTGCCTTTGGAAGTGAAGATCGCCTGACTCTTCAAGAGGTCGGGGATAGACTTGATCTCACCAGAGAAAGGGTAAGGCAGATAGAAGCAAAGGCGTTACGCAAGTTGCGACATCCATTGAAACGACAAAGATTAGCAGAATTATTTGATGAGTAA
- the topA gene encoding type I DNA topoisomerase, protein MTKNLVIVESPTKAKLLQKFLGSDYTVLSSYGHIRDLPSKKSELSLKEQALPYATLAIDVENKYMPLYVSSPEKKKVISALKDKLDEKTTLWIASDEDREGEAIGWHIIEVLKPKKGNAVRRIVFHEITKSAILNAIENPRNLDMNLVNAQQARRILDRLVGYGLSPLLWKKIRFGLSAGRVQSVAVRLIVEREREIKAFTPEESWSLTAHLEKNTKQFEATFQKIDGKRIVLKNEAEAKAVLEAVHKQPFVVDEVEEKETKRNPSPPFTTSTLQQEASRKLGFSVKKTMQIAQQLYEGVSLGKGKSSESSGLITYMRTDSVNLSQKALSDAKSVIEKEYGKEYGLESPRVYKTKSKGAQEAHEAIRPTEISRKPDDVKSFLTPDQIKIYTLIWKRTVACQMAEAKLKNTAVDFLVEGKIGTKKMHTFRATGQVIIFPGFIKLYQEDLDDDKNEEGENILPPLKKGEVLYPEKIEPQQHFTKPPARYTEASLVKKLEEEGIGRPSTYAPTISTIMARGYVLKEGKALFPSDTAYVVNDFLFQHFPEIVDIKFTARMETDLDAIAEGEQNYITFLDQFYPNFHKQIELKNKTVSKADVVIEQDENLEPCPKCGNKLVVKLSRFGKFISCSTFPKCEYSRPLQVDEEKEAEIKALSEKFAGEKCEKCGSDMIVKSGRFGEFLACSKYPKCKTTKTIEKQLGMKCPQCKKGEVVEKRTRKGKVFWGCNTYPKCDYASWKNPKQEKDDSRED, encoded by the coding sequence ATGACAAAAAATCTTGTGATTGTGGAGTCGCCTACAAAAGCGAAGCTCCTCCAAAAATTCTTGGGAAGCGATTATACCGTTCTTTCCTCATACGGTCACATTCGTGATCTTCCTTCAAAAAAGTCTGAACTTTCTCTAAAAGAGCAAGCTCTTCCCTATGCAACGCTGGCAATTGATGTTGAAAATAAGTATATGCCACTCTATGTTTCTTCTCCGGAAAAGAAAAAGGTTATTTCTGCACTCAAGGATAAACTCGATGAGAAAACAACTCTTTGGATTGCTTCCGATGAGGATCGCGAAGGAGAAGCCATCGGTTGGCATATTATTGAGGTTTTGAAGCCAAAAAAGGGAAATGCGGTGCGGCGAATTGTGTTTCATGAAATCACAAAATCGGCGATACTCAATGCAATAGAGAATCCGAGAAATCTCGATATGAATCTCGTGAATGCTCAGCAAGCAAGACGAATTCTCGACCGGCTTGTTGGATATGGCCTCTCTCCTCTTCTCTGGAAAAAAATCAGATTTGGGCTTTCTGCGGGTCGAGTACAGAGTGTTGCAGTACGGCTTATTGTTGAACGCGAACGGGAAATAAAAGCGTTTACTCCAGAGGAAAGCTGGTCACTTACAGCGCATTTAGAAAAGAATACAAAACAATTTGAAGCAACATTCCAAAAAATCGATGGAAAAAGGATTGTTCTCAAAAATGAAGCCGAAGCAAAAGCTGTTTTAGAAGCTGTTCATAAACAGCCATTTGTCGTCGATGAAGTGGAAGAAAAGGAAACGAAAAGAAATCCGTCTCCACCATTTACAACTTCAACTCTGCAACAGGAAGCTTCACGAAAGCTTGGGTTTTCGGTAAAAAAGACAATGCAGATCGCGCAACAGCTTTACGAGGGAGTATCTCTTGGGAAGGGAAAGTCGAGTGAAAGCTCCGGACTCATTACGTACATGAGAACAGACTCAGTGAATCTCTCTCAAAAAGCGCTTTCTGATGCAAAATCAGTTATCGAAAAAGAGTATGGAAAAGAATATGGTCTCGAATCTCCGCGAGTGTATAAAACCAAGTCAAAAGGTGCACAAGAAGCACATGAAGCAATTCGTCCGACGGAAATTTCACGAAAGCCAGATGACGTAAAATCATTTTTGACTCCAGACCAAATCAAAATCTATACCCTCATTTGGAAAAGAACGGTCGCCTGCCAAATGGCCGAGGCAAAACTCAAAAATACTGCTGTAGATTTCTTGGTTGAAGGAAAAATTGGAACAAAGAAAATGCATACATTTCGCGCAACAGGACAAGTGATTATCTTCCCCGGATTCATTAAGCTCTATCAAGAAGATCTTGATGATGACAAAAATGAAGAGGGAGAAAATATTCTTCCTCCACTCAAAAAAGGCGAAGTGCTTTATCCGGAAAAAATTGAGCCTCAGCAACATTTTACGAAACCGCCAGCGAGGTATACCGAAGCATCTCTCGTAAAAAAACTCGAAGAAGAAGGCATCGGAAGACCTTCTACATACGCTCCAACAATTTCCACCATCATGGCGAGAGGATATGTTTTAAAAGAAGGAAAAGCACTTTTCCCCTCTGATACTGCATATGTGGTGAACGACTTCCTGTTTCAGCATTTTCCAGAGATTGTGGACATAAAATTTACTGCCCGAATGGAGACTGATCTTGATGCTATTGCGGAAGGCGAACAAAATTACATCACTTTCCTCGACCAATTTTATCCGAATTTCCATAAACAAATTGAACTCAAGAATAAAACCGTTTCTAAGGCGGATGTGGTTATAGAACAAGACGAAAACTTGGAACCCTGTCCAAAATGTGGAAATAAGCTCGTGGTGAAACTTTCGAGATTTGGAAAATTTATTTCCTGTTCTACGTTTCCCAAATGTGAATATTCTCGCCCACTTCAGGTGGATGAGGAAAAGGAGGCAGAAATTAAAGCGCTCAGCGAAAAATTTGCAGGAGAAAAATGTGAAAAATGTGGATCAGATATGATCGTGAAAAGCGGACGATTCGGAGAGTTTCTCGCGTGTTCCAAGTATCCAAAATGTAAAACAACTAAGACGATTGAAAAACAACTGGGGATGAAATGTCCTCAGTGCAAAAAAGGAGAAGTAGTGGAAAAAAGGACACGAAAAGGAAAAGTGTTTTGGGGATGTAACACATATCCAAAATGCGATTACGCCAGCTGGAAGAACCCGAAACAGGAAAAAGATGACTCGAGAGAAGATTAG